In the Lepus europaeus isolate LE1 chromosome 18, mLepTim1.pri, whole genome shotgun sequence genome, one interval contains:
- the LOC133746774 gene encoding prolyl hydroxylase EGLN3-like → MPLSHIMSQDLEKIAMDYIMPCLHEVGFCYLDNFLGKVVGNCVLERVKQLHCEGALRDGQLAGPRAQVSKRHLRGDQITWIGGNEKGCEAISFLLSLIDRLVLYCGSLLGKYYVKERSKAMVACYPGNGTGYVRHVDNPNDDGRCITCIYYLNKNWDAKLHGGILRIFPEGKSFVADVEPIFNRLLFFWSDRRNPHEVQPSYATRYAMTGTLMLKKEQKPKRNSGI, encoded by the coding sequence ATGCCCCTGTCACACATCATGAGCCAGGATCTGGAGAAAATTGCCATGGATTATATCATGCCGTGCCTGCACGAGGTGGGCTTCTGCTACCTGGACAACTTCCTGGGCAAGGTGGTGGGCAACTGCGTGCTGGAGCGCGTGAAGCAGCTGCACTGCGAAGGGGCCCTGCGGGACGGCCAGCTGGCCGGGCCGCGCGCCCAGGTCTCAAAGCGGCACCTGCGCGGCGACCAGATCACGTGGATCGGGGGCAACGAGAAGGGCTGCGAGGCCATCAGCTTCCTCCTGTCCCTCATCGACAGGCTGGTCCTGTACTGCGGAAGCCTCCTGGGCAAATACTACGTCAAGGAGAGGTCCAAGGCAATGGTGGCATGCTATCCAGGAAATGGAACAGGTTATGTTCGCCACGTGGACAATCCCAATGATGACGGCCGCTGTATCACCTGCATCTACTACCTGAACAAGAACTGGGATGCCAAGCTACATGGCGGGATCCTGAGGATATTTCCAGAAGGGAAATCGTTCGTAGCAGATGTGGAGCCCATTTTCAATAGACTGCTGTTCTTCTGGTCGGACCGCAGGAATCCACATGAGGTGCAGCCTTCCTATGCCACCAGATACGCCATGACTGGTACTTTGATGCTGAAGAAAGAGCAGAAGCCAAAAAGAAATTCGGGAATTTAA